The Castanea sativa cultivar Marrone di Chiusa Pesio chromosome 4, ASM4071231v1 sequence CCTCCTTCActgtttttgatgatttgacCTCGATTATGGCTTTTACTTTGTCTAGATCCTCTATACCTcattgggacaccatgaatcccaagaactttcctaAAGTAATAGCAAAAACACACTTTGCAGggtttaatttcatattgtacTTACGTAGTGTGATAAAGGTTTCTTTTAGATCGTCCAAGTGATTCGCTTCGTCCTTACTTTTcaccagcatatcatctacgtacACCTCCACATTCCTTCTAATCTGGTGAGAGAACATGCGGTTTGTCAATCTTTGGTaggtggctcctgcattcttcaTCCCAAAGGGCATAATTTTGTAGTAGTACAACCCCTGGCTGGTAACaaatgaggtcttctcttgattGTCTTCGTCCATAAGAATCTGGTTGTATCCAGAAAATGAGTCCGTGAAACTTAAGAGCTTGTATCCAGCGGTTGAGTCTACCAGTTAATCAATCCTCGGTAAGGGGAAGCtatcctttgggcaggctttgttcaagTTTGTGAAATCGACGCACATTTCCATTTGCCATTACGCTTCTTTACCATGACCACGTTTGCTAGCCAATCTGGATAGAAGACTTCCTTGATAAAATCAACTTCTAGCAGCTTCTCTACTTTTTCAGTTACAGCTTTGTTGCGTTCTGGTGCAAATATTCTCCGCTTATGCTATATAGGTTTGCATTCTGGGTTAACTTTGAGACAATGCTATATGATCTTCCTATCAATTCCAGGCATATCTTCGTGTTTCCAGGAGAAACATCTTGGTTTGCCCTTGAGAAGGAAATCATCTCCTCTTTCTCTAGAGTTTGGAGTGCTATTTAATACCTTCGTCGAATCTCCTAGGACAATCTCAACCTCTTGTGGCTTTTTTGACAGTTTAGGGATGGGCTCTGGTTCATTGATCACCCACGTGTGGTTTTCTCCCGATGCTAGGGCAGCTTGGTAGCACTCTCTTGCCAAAACTTGGTCTTCTCTGATTTCTCCTACTCCATGGGTTGTTGGAAACTTCACCTTCAAGTAATATGTTGACGTTGCTGCTCTTAGTCTGTTGAGAGCAAGTCTTCCCAGGATGAGGTTGTATGTTGAAGGGCAATCAACTATGAGGAAATTAATTTCCTTAGTGACCTGTGGTGGCTAAGTTCCTACAATTATAGTTATAGTGACAATGCCCCTGGGGACAATTCTATCCCCTGTGAAGCTTACCAAAGGCGAGGTGAAAGGCCTGATTCTTTTCTTATCCAACTTCATTTGCTGAAACACAAGCAAGTATATGATATCTGTTGAGCTTCCGTTGTCAATAAGCACCTGATGGATGTTGAACTCTTCTACTCTAAGCATGATTACTAGTGGATCGTCATGGGATTGCCTGATGCCGTGATCATCTCTCTCTGAGAAGACAATAATGGGCTCGTCATTCTTTGACATCTTCATTGGAGGAAGTCATGAATGGACATTGTTTATTTCTTTCCCATGGCCTTTTTTCAAGGACTTAGTGTTTTGCCTGCCATTAGTCCTCTTGAGATCGTCTTTATCTCTCTTGTAGGAGGTTTGCTTTCTATTGTTCCCTGATTTCTATCTTGATCTTCATTCTGCTAGTATCTGTAAGGTTCCATCTTTCTAACGTACTTCTATAACTTCCCTTGCCGGATTAAAGTCTCCACTTGGAACCTACAGTACTTattcttgtttcttctttctACTAGAGTGCTAATTAGCTTCGACCATTGCAGGGAGGGATTGTTCCTTATCTGCATAAGGACTTGCTCAATTGGCATTATTAGAGGAGTGAAGTTGGTGAACTTTGGCTTCTTGTCCAGAAGTTCCTTCTTTTTCCCTATGGTCTACCCAGCATTTCGTGTCTTTTGTTCTTGTCGTGATTTCTGCTTTTTCCTTcgtctctcttcctttttcc is a genomic window containing:
- the LOC142632912 gene encoding uncharacterized protein LOC142632912, which codes for MSKNDEPIIVFSERDDHGIRQSHDDPLVIMLRVEEFNIHQVLIDNGSSTDIIYLLVFQQMKLDKKRIRPFTSPLVTKEINFLIVDCPSTYNLILGRLALNRLRAATSTYYLKVKFPTTHGVGEIREDQVLARECYQAALASGENHTWVINEPEPIPKLSKKPQEVEIVLGDSTKHKRRIFAPERNKAVTEKVEKLLEVDFIKEVFYPDWLANVVMILMDEDNQEKTSFVTSQGLYYYKIMPFGMKNAGATYQRLTNRMFSHQIRRNVEVYVDDMLVKSKDEANHLDDLKETFITLRKYNMKLNPAKCVFAITLGKFLGFMVSQ